Genomic DNA from Mycobacterium stomatepiae:
GAATGTCGAGTAACTGATGTCGCCGGCGATAAAGGCAGCACCTATGCGCGGCAGACGGTTTCGCATAGCGCGCGAATAGTTCAGGTAACTCGAAGCCAGCCCTTGACTGATGTGCAACGCCGCGGCGACCTCCGCGGAGATCGCATCCCAGGTGTCGCTCACCCAGGACTCGCGTTCCCCGCACTCGCGCAACCGCAGCAGATCCAGTTCACCGATCGCCGCGAGCCGTGCGCCTGCCGCCTGGTTCTCCGCACGCGACGCCGCCCGGATTCGATCGACGAGCTCCGCCGCCCCAGCATCGAACATACATTCGAGTATGGTGCGGGGGTCCGACAGGTGCTACCCGCCCCGGGCGGCGATCATCGCCGATCGATTGACCTTGGTGGCCGCCGTGCGCGGGATCGTGTCGACGAACTCGACCGTCTTGGGCGCCTTGTAGGGCGCCAGACGGTTCTTGGCGTACTCGATCACTTGGGTCTCATCCAGTGCCGCGCCGTCGGCGGCCTGCACCACCGCGTGCACGCGCCGTCCCCACCGCTCGTCGGCGAGTCCGATCACGACGACATCGGCGATGCCGGGATGGCCGGCGAGGGCCGACTCGACCTCTGCCGGAAAGACATTCGCGCCGCCGCTGACGATCATGTCGACCCGGCGGTCGACCAGATAGAGGAAGCCGTCCTCGTCGAGGTGGCCGATGTCGCCGGCGGAACGAAAGCCGTCGTCGGTCGAGGGCAGCGGCGGTGCACCGCCGAGATAGCGGTAGCCCGCGCTCATCGGCGCCCGCAGATAGATGTCGCCGTCTTGACCGGTGGGCACCGGATTCTTGTCGGCATCCAGAATCCGGATCTCGGTGTCGCGGAAGCCGCGTCCGACGCTGCCGGGGTGCGACAGCCACTCGTCGCCCCGCAGTGCGGTGAGCCCGAGATTCTCGGTCATACCGTACGCAGTCACGATCCGCTCGGGGCTCAGCAGCTCGAACCAGGTGTGCAGCAGCGACGGCGGCATCACCGCGGCGCCCTGCAGAATGAACGCGACGCTGGACAGGTCGCGTTGCCGGACGTCTGGCCGCGCCGCGATGCGGGCCAACATCGTCGGCGTGGCGGTGAAATTGGTGATCCGATGCCGTTCGATTACGTCCAAAACCAATGCGGCATCGAACGTTTCGAGTATCACCAGGTGATTTCCGCCGAGCAGCATCAGGAAGGTCGCGAAACCGTTGGTGTGATACATCGGCGCCGGCACCATGATGGTCTGCGGCATCTGCACCGGTGCCCAGTTGGTGATGAACGGTTCGCCCTGCTCGGGAATCCACAGCGACGGCGCCAGGTTGAGGATCACCTTCGGCACGCCGGTGGATCCGCTGCTGCAGATCCCGTTCGCGGTAGGGGAGATGGCCTCGGGCAGCGGGTCGTCGGACTCGCCGGCCGCGCGTGCGTCCAGCTCCCACCGGGTCTGCTCGTCGACGACGACGGCGGGGTCGATCACCGCGCGCACCCGATCCCGCTCCCACTCCGGCAGATCCCAGCGCATGGGGATCGGGACCGCGCCGATTTTCCAGCACCCCATCGTGGCCAGCACCAGGTGCGCCGAGTTCGGGATTGGCAGTGCGAGAAGGGAACCCGTTTGTGCCCCGGCGGCCGCCAGGGCGCGGCCCCATTGGTTGGCCCGGGCGTCGAGCTCACCGAACGTCAGCGCCGCCGCGGTGCCGTCCAGCGCGACAACCGTCACCGCCGCCGTGTCGCGCTGGTCTTCGGCGAGCCTGGCAAGCTTGGTGCAGAACGGCACTCCGTTTTCGAACGGGTTGGGTGTCACCCCGGCCGTGGCGGACTCTGTGCTCATATGCGCCGCTCTCCCCCGCAAGCGGGAGGTGCCCCCACTTCATCGCTGCGCTCTGCATCGTCGCCGGCGCGCGTCATGCGGATACGGGCTCGCTGAACAACGTCTCGAAAGAGCCGTTCCGCACATCGGAGATCAGGCGCAGTCCGAGCGCCTCGGTGCCCAGGGGAAGGCGGATCAGCGGCTGGGTGTGCCGGTCGAGCACGCTGACGTCGGACTCGTCGCAGAAGCCCAGCGCACCGAGCAACTGGTGGGAGGTGCGCAGCACCTGCCGTGCGGTGTCGGTGGCCTTGAACCGCAGCACCAGCGCGTCGGCGGAATGCACCTGCACCGGCAGCGATTCCGGCCGGCATATGGTGTATTTCGCCAGCTCGTACAGGCCGCGAACCGCGACCGAGGCATCCGCGACGGCGAACCGGACGGCCTGGAAGTCCGCCAGCGGCTTGCGGAACTGGATGCGGGCCTGCACATGGTCGGTGACGATCTGCAGCGAGCGCTGCATTGCTCCCAGAATCCACCATGATCCCAGCACGAGATGAAGATTAACGTCGGCGGCCGCAACTATCCCATCGGGTGCGCTTAACGAGGCCGGCACCAGGAAGGGGCCCAACTTTGCGTTCGTGCGCGACGCGATCTGCAGACGGTAGCGGTTACCGTCCAGGTCCGCGCCGACCCAGTCACCGGGCAGATCGCCGTGGTCGACCCGCGGCGCCTCGGGATTGATCAGGGCCAGGCGGGCCCCGTCGATGGCCAGCAGCTCGTCGACGAGCGGGTAGGGCAACGCGTGCGCGCCGGCGGTTTGACACAGCACCGCCGCGGCCAGCCGGTCGTCGGGTCCGGACCGGACATCGAGCTCGAATGCGCCGAGTTCGTCCAGGGCGGCGCGGGCCGCGTCCCGAACGCTGTGATCTCGCTCGGCGCGCAGCGCGGCCTGCGGCCCGCCCAGCCGGTAGAACCGCTTGGCGGCAACCGTTGCGTAGTCGCTAATATCCTGTGGCAGTGTGGTTTTCATCGGTGCTCTCCCAGTGCATCCCGGGCCACCAGCATGCGTTGGACCTCGATGGTGCCCGATGCCACGGTGGCCGCTTGCGCGTAGCGCCAATGGTCTTCGATCGCCCCGTGCAGTGCCGACGACGCCCCGCTGTCCAGCGCGACCGGGCCCAGCACGTCGAACAGCAACTCGGCCACTTGCTGATCGCACGTGGTGGTGGCGATGCGGGCGGCGCTGGCCGCTGCCCCCGCGGACGGATCGTCCTGCAGCGACACCGCGCGATAGGCCAGCAGCCGGGCCACCCGCAAGTCGACCAGTGCCCGGACCCACCGGGCCCTAAGCGATTCGGGGAGCTCGTCCCACTTCTCGCCGAGCTCGCTTTGCATCCGGTGCAGCAGCGACTCGCAGCGCGCTTAGCGCGCGATACCGACCCGCTCGAAGGCGAGCGCTTCACGCATCACCCGCCAGCCGTCACCCGGCTCACCGAGGACGTCGCCGGGGAATGCCTGCACATCGTCGAGGAACATCTCGTTGAGGTGATGCGGTCCCAGCATCGACGGGATTCCCCGTACCGTGAAACCCTTGCGGTCCATCGGGATCAGAAAAAGAGTGAGCCGCTTGTGCTTTGGGGCGTCGGGGTCGGTGCACGTCGCCAGCACGCACCACGACGCCATCTGCGCGTAAGACGTCCACACCTTCTGACCGGTGATGCGCCAGCCGTCGCCGTCCGGTACGGCGCGGGTCCGCAACGACACGAGGTCGGTTCCGGCCTCCGGCTCGGAAAACCCTTGGCACCAAATGACATCACCGGAGGCGATGGCCGCCAGGTGCTTTGTCTTCTGTTCTTCGGTGCCGTAACGCATCAGTGCCGGACCAACCCAGTTGACGCCCATGTACTGCGGACCACGCGGCTCGTGCTGGGCCCACATCTCCTCGCGCAGCACCGTCTGCTGCCAGACCGAACCACCGCCGCCGCCATGCTCTTTCGGCCAGGCCAGGGCCAGCAGTCCCTCGACGGCCAGCAGCTTGCAGAACGTCTCGGTGGTGGCGAGGTCTTGCGGATCCTCTGTGCAGGCACCCAGAAAATCGGGCGGTACGTGGTGAGCGATCAACTCGCGCAGGCGGTGTCGCAGTTCGACGGCGTCGTCGCCGAGGTCGTAATCCATCACTATCCCTTCGGCAGCCCGAGCAGTCGCTCGGCGATGATGTTGCGCTGCACCTCCGACGTGCCGCCGTAGATGGTGGCGGCCAGCGCGTCCTGGCGTTCGAGCAGCAGATCCGGGTCGCTGGCCGAACGCGGCCCTTCGGCCGCGGCCGCAAGTTCCCAAACCCGTTGTAAGGTAACCGATCCGAGTAGCTTCATAATGTCGGCTTCCGGGCTGGGCCGTCCGGCCAGCTCGTTGCCCAGCGCGCGGTATCCGGTGGCTCGCAGCGCCTCGGCGTCGGCAAGCAGCGACCCGAGCTCGGTGCAAAGGTCCTGATCTTCGGCTCCGGCCTTGCGCACCGCGTTGAGCCCGCGCTTGATCTCGACCCAGTTCATGATCCAGATCATCTGGCGCTCATGGTGCAGCGACGACAGCGCGACGTTCCAACCACCGTTCTCCGGGCCCAGCAGGCTTTCCGCCGGAACCTCGACGTCGTCGAGCAAGACCTCACAGAACGTCTCGTCCGAGATCGACGACATCCGAATGGGCTCGATGCGCACGCCGGGCGAGTGCAGATCGAGGATCAGGCAGGAGATGCCTCGGTGTTTGGGCGCATCCGGATCGGTGCGCGCATAGAGCGTGCACCAACGCGATTCGTGGGCCTGCGTGGTCCAGATCTTGTGACCTTTGACCCGGAAGGCAGCACCGTCGCGTTCGGCGCGGGTGCGCAGTCCGGCGAAATCCGATCCCGCGTCCGGCTCGGACATGCCGAGTGCCCACCATTCGTCGCCGCGCAGCAGTGGCACTAGCAGGCGTTCGATCTGGGCGGGGGTGCCGAACTGGCGGATGCCGGGCGCGGCGACGCCGGGCCCCTGAATGTTGGGCAGCTTGGGCGCCGACCGCACCGCGCCCTCGATCCGCATCTCCATCGCGTCGCGCAGGCCCAGCGATCGCCCACCGTGTTCGCGTGGCCAGGTGGGCTGCAGCCAGCCTGCTTCGAAGGCGGCCCGCTGGTAGTCGCGACGCAGTGGGATGTCCCAGCGATATTCGCTGTAGTTGTCGTAGTAGTCGTTGGGCAGCAACGCGGCCAACCAGTCGACGAACTCGCCGACCGCTTCGGATGCGGTGGTCATGCCGAGATCCCGTCGAAGTCTCCGGCGAAACGGCAGCCCAGCTCGTGATAGAGCGCGCGACTGTCCCCCAACAGTGCTGCGCCCTGCCAGGCGTGCCGGACGTAGAGGTGCGCGTCGTGCTCCCAGGTCTGCCCCAGCGCACCGTGCACCTGGACCGCGGTGCGGGCACAGACTGCCGCGGCGTCGCCGGCCGCCGCCTTGGCCAGTGCCGCGGCGGTCCAGGCGTCCGCGGGTGCGGTGTTTGGATCGGCGAG
This window encodes:
- a CDS encoding class I adenylate-forming enzyme family protein; protein product: MSTESATAGVTPNPFENGVPFCTKLARLAEDQRDTAAVTVVALDGTAAALTFGELDARANQWGRALAAAGAQTGSLLALPIPNSAHLVLATMGCWKIGAVPIPMRWDLPEWERDRVRAVIDPAVVVDEQTRWELDARAAGESDDPLPEAISPTANGICSSGSTGVPKVILNLAPSLWIPEQGEPFITNWAPVQMPQTIMVPAPMYHTNGFATFLMLLGGNHLVILETFDAALVLDVIERHRITNFTATPTMLARIAARPDVRQRDLSSVAFILQGAAVMPPSLLHTWFELLSPERIVTAYGMTENLGLTALRGDEWLSHPGSVGRGFRDTEIRILDADKNPVPTGQDGDIYLRAPMSAGYRYLGGAPPLPSTDDGFRSAGDIGHLDEDGFLYLVDRRVDMIVSGGANVFPAEVESALAGHPGIADVVVIGLADERWGRRVHAVVQAADGAALDETQVIEYAKNRLAPYKAPKTVEFVDTIPRTAATKVNRSAMIAARGG
- a CDS encoding acyl-CoA dehydrogenase family protein, which gives rise to MKTTLPQDISDYATVAAKRFYRLGGPQAALRAERDHSVRDAARAALDELGAFELDVRSGPDDRLAAAVLCQTAGAHALPYPLVDELLAIDGARLALINPEAPRVDHGDLPGDWVGADLDGNRYRLQIASRTNAKLGPFLVPASLSAPDGIVAAADVNLHLVLGSWWILGAMQRSLQIVTDHVQARIQFRKPLADFQAVRFAVADASVAVRGLYELAKYTICRPESLPVQVHSADALVLRFKATDTARQVLRTSHQLLGALGFCDESDVSVLDRHTQPLIRLPLGTEALGLRLISDVRNGSFETLFSEPVSA
- a CDS encoding acyl-CoA dehydrogenase family protein produces the protein MTTASEAVGEFVDWLAALLPNDYYDNYSEYRWDIPLRRDYQRAAFEAGWLQPTWPREHGGRSLGLRDAMEMRIEGAVRSAPKLPNIQGPGVAAPGIRQFGTPAQIERLLVPLLRGDEWWALGMSEPDAGSDFAGLRTRAERDGAAFRVKGHKIWTTQAHESRWCTLYARTDPDAPKHRGISCLILDLHSPGVRIEPIRMSSISDETFCEVLLDDVEVPAESLLGPENGGWNVALSSLHHERQMIWIMNWVEIKRGLNAVRKAGAEDQDLCTELGSLLADAEALRATGYRALGNELAGRPSPEADIMKLLGSVTLQRVWELAAAAEGPRSASDPDLLLERQDALAATIYGGTSEVQRNIIAERLLGLPKG